Proteins from a genomic interval of Flammeovirgaceae bacterium SG7u.111:
- a CDS encoding RNA methyltransferase — protein sequence MRKLEMDELNRVDIEGFKQQEKNGIAIVLDNVRSMHNVGSAFRTADAFNVEKVVLCGITARPPHREIHKTALGATESVSWEYEEGTNLALQRLKKEGYEVVGVEQVTETVKLNDFAPKTDKKYAFVFGNEAFGMSEEALGDCDFFVEIPQFGTKHSLNVSVTVGVVLWDYISKTNA from the coding sequence ATGAGGAAACTGGAAATGGACGAGCTGAACCGCGTAGATATTGAAGGGTTCAAACAACAAGAAAAAAACGGGATAGCAATTGTGCTTGATAATGTGCGAAGCATGCATAATGTAGGCTCTGCTTTCCGAACGGCGGATGCGTTCAATGTGGAAAAGGTGGTGCTCTGCGGAATTACCGCCCGCCCTCCGCATAGGGAAATCCACAAAACTGCCCTTGGGGCTACTGAGTCGGTAAGTTGGGAATACGAGGAAGGGACAAACCTTGCCCTGCAGCGGTTGAAGAAAGAAGGCTACGAAGTGGTAGGGGTAGAGCAAGTAACCGAAACGGTAAAGTTGAATGATTTTGCCCCCAAGACTGATAAAAAATATGCTTTTGTGTTTGGTAACGAGGCCTTTGGGATGTCGGAAGAAGCTTTGGGCGACTGCGATTTTTTTGTAGAAATTCCTCAGTTCGGAACCAAGCACTCACTCAATGTTTCGGTAACAGTTGGCGTTGTTCTTTGGGATTATATTTCAAAAACTAACGCTTAA
- a CDS encoding oxygenase MpaB family protein, translating to MKYTSEFLQPYRTKGDPLADELISQIYSEVQAGATLRGFIASVSRNNEPLPNEFPSFISDFFENTKELPSWADPVKMKKGAGVFATNAQEIMSLLGYYSLPYCYAAANGAKVLWLSERTKSDTFQRLLETAQFIFDVLDKNAFEPDGFGIRSIQKVRLLHAAIRFHVLQKPDWKSKEWGIPVNQEDMAGTNLAFSLIILRGLRKMGKGVSAEDAEAYLHLWNVIGSMMGIEEELIPKNAKQFFWLEKGITDRNFAPSAEGTGLTKALLNNFGKLPISFPKGYHVSFMRFLMGDDLANLLNIPPSNWTMTLVKQQKNITALFQFVQADYNKRNSSSLTNTRSTIERYKVSRAYKLPNGLGKKA from the coding sequence ATGAAATACACGAGTGAATTTCTCCAACCGTACAGAACGAAAGGCGACCCCCTTGCTGACGAGCTAATAAGTCAGATTTATTCGGAGGTACAAGCTGGGGCTACGCTACGAGGTTTTATTGCCAGCGTATCTAGAAACAATGAGCCCCTACCAAATGAATTCCCTTCTTTTATATCTGATTTTTTTGAAAATACGAAAGAACTCCCGAGCTGGGCTGATCCTGTAAAAATGAAAAAAGGTGCAGGTGTATTTGCCACCAATGCCCAAGAAATTATGTCGTTACTGGGCTACTATTCCCTCCCTTACTGCTATGCAGCTGCCAACGGAGCAAAAGTGCTTTGGCTCTCCGAACGAACCAAAAGCGATACTTTCCAACGGTTACTAGAGACTGCCCAGTTCATTTTTGATGTATTGGATAAAAATGCATTTGAACCTGATGGGTTTGGAATAAGGAGCATCCAAAAAGTAAGGCTACTGCACGCCGCCATTCGCTTCCATGTACTTCAAAAGCCTGATTGGAAAAGTAAAGAATGGGGAATCCCTGTAAACCAAGAGGATATGGCAGGAACAAACCTAGCCTTTTCACTTATTATACTGAGGGGGTTGAGAAAGATGGGGAAAGGCGTATCTGCCGAAGATGCAGAGGCTTATTTGCACCTGTGGAACGTAATAGGCTCTATGATGGGTATTGAAGAAGAATTGATCCCAAAAAATGCCAAGCAGTTTTTTTGGTTGGAAAAAGGAATAACCGACCGGAATTTTGCACCCTCAGCAGAAGGGACAGGGCTTACCAAAGCCCTGCTCAATAATTTTGGCAAATTACCCATCTCTTTCCCCAAAGGATACCATGTGAGCTTTATGCGCTTTCTGATGGGAGACGATTTAGCTAACTTGCTAAATATCCCTCCCTCTAATTGGACAATGACCTTGGTAAAACAACAGAAAAACATCACTGCACTTTTTCAGTTCGTCCAAGCAGATTATAACAAAAGGAATAGCTCCTCTCTCACAAATACAAGAAGTACTATCGAAAGATATAAGGTGAGTAGAGCATACAAATTACCAAACGGGCTGGGGAAAAAAGCTTAG
- a CDS encoding VWA domain-containing protein, which translates to MFKFYLLTFLCVSFLLRASASESKENPTVQFRDSLVDQLNIYNTWLQWQYSWSALSQKFVDPTTYFKPIDTEVLEGIVAASASWSSELEGAAQIKRELLVIINLIPRIKKQGSVLSTQWELGNFENDKQGEWDKNLNSYRQLVGQYEASFRAVKKLVDEQTITAGEEENPWKKTGDAMFRLLETGREVVKYTSVNKEIASSRLAALDQALEDFDGYKEMNLNGIKRMNPRRSGNPDHLYRQVNERLGMLARVLRSAKPLTSDDDCIKFNSYFNQVVDYYHKFVDMAAGRSFKPIATPYRPVHILPTFKEFYIGDYTFPTTSPTELGHTVAIQEASNRRSSDTIFLYQKDTVYIMEKSGAFDGYVFNNMVFLLDVSSSMSGKDKLPMLQKAILHLCEQMRWQDELGIVAYAGKAQKILLPTSAKEQKKIEKAVQKLKASGATNLYNGLEMAYRMAERNYKENGNNRVVLATDGEVTISQGILDLTNRFASKGIKLSIFSFGINISEEEKESLRRLAKECKGNYEHITEQNADAELMKEAQRVQGER; encoded by the coding sequence ATGTTCAAATTTTACCTCCTTACGTTTTTATGTGTATCGTTTTTGCTGCGGGCTTCTGCTTCTGAAAGTAAAGAAAACCCAACAGTTCAGTTTAGAGATAGTTTGGTCGATCAACTGAATATCTATAATACGTGGCTGCAATGGCAATATTCCTGGTCAGCACTTTCGCAAAAGTTTGTAGATCCTACTACTTATTTCAAACCTATTGACACAGAGGTGTTAGAAGGTATAGTGGCTGCTTCTGCTTCATGGTCAAGTGAACTTGAAGGCGCGGCGCAAATAAAAAGGGAACTGTTGGTCATCATCAATCTGATTCCTCGGATAAAAAAACAGGGTTCGGTTTTATCCACCCAATGGGAATTGGGCAATTTTGAGAACGATAAACAGGGGGAATGGGACAAAAACCTTAATTCTTACCGGCAATTAGTTGGACAGTACGAAGCCTCTTTTCGAGCTGTTAAAAAGCTGGTTGACGAGCAGACAATAACGGCAGGCGAAGAAGAAAACCCTTGGAAAAAAACAGGTGATGCCATGTTTCGTTTGTTGGAAACAGGTAGGGAGGTAGTGAAATATACTTCTGTCAACAAAGAAATAGCTTCAAGTAGATTGGCTGCTTTAGATCAAGCTTTGGAAGATTTTGACGGGTATAAAGAAATGAATCTGAACGGTATAAAACGCATGAACCCAAGGAGGTCGGGTAATCCAGATCACTTGTATAGGCAAGTAAATGAAAGGCTGGGAATGTTGGCAAGGGTACTTCGTTCTGCAAAGCCTCTTACTTCGGATGATGATTGTATTAAGTTCAATTCCTATTTCAATCAAGTGGTAGATTATTACCACAAATTTGTAGATATGGCTGCAGGTCGTTCCTTCAAGCCTATTGCAACTCCGTACAGGCCGGTGCATATACTCCCAACATTCAAAGAGTTTTACATCGGAGACTATACTTTTCCTACTACTTCTCCCACAGAGCTAGGGCATACGGTTGCAATTCAAGAGGCTAGCAACAGACGTAGTTCAGATACCATTTTTTTGTATCAAAAAGATACGGTTTATATCATGGAAAAGTCAGGGGCATTTGATGGATATGTTTTCAATAATATGGTGTTTTTGCTAGATGTTTCCAGCTCAATGAGTGGAAAGGATAAACTGCCTATGCTCCAGAAAGCCATTCTTCACCTTTGTGAACAAATGCGTTGGCAAGATGAACTAGGAATAGTGGCATATGCAGGGAAAGCTCAAAAAATATTGTTGCCTACTTCTGCCAAAGAGCAAAAGAAAATAGAAAAAGCAGTGCAAAAACTGAAAGCTTCAGGGGCAACCAACCTTTATAATGGATTGGAAATGGCTTATAGAATGGCTGAACGGAATTATAAGGAAAATGGGAACAATAGGGTGGTATTGGCAACTGATGGGGAGGTGACTATCAGTCAAGGAATTCTGGATTTGACCAATCGGTTTGCTTCCAAAGGAATCAAGTTAAGTATCTTTTCTTTTGGGATAAATATATCAGAAGAGGAAAAGGAATCGCTTCGTAGGTTAGCCAAGGAATGTAAGGGGAATTACGAGCATATTACCGAACAAAATGCCGATGCTGAACTGATGAAGGAAGCTCAGCGGGTGCAAGGAGAGAGGTAG
- a CDS encoding FAD-dependent oxidoreductase, with translation MTKERIIIVGGLSAGPSAAAKARRTNEECEILLFEKTANISYATCGIPYALSGRIKDRDKLMVVKADLLRKRFNIDVHLNEPVHKIDTKKKTIVTNKGEYEYTKLVFATGGTSVTPPIEGLAEYEKWSHCKTIENYDKIVADGVLEDKKNFTVVGAGLIGIEVAENLQRAGKNVTVVELAPYVLPIYDEKFATLAGKVLEDNGIDVRTGVSLQKIDAENNQLHLSDGSVLDTDYMLMGVGVKPNTELLLKEGAEHLKNGAIIVNEKMETSIPDVYAAGDCASITNRITGQSDFFPMGTHSNKCGRAAGANAAGGNEQFGGAYGTAIVKVFDYTLARTGMNPRRLEKEGIPYQSTLVIVGATPGFYGTPKDLIVEIYYHAETKVLLGAEVFGEKGVDKRIDVLSACIYAKLTIDDLPNLDLAYAPPFSPAKDAVIVAGYVAQNSSKGDFDEINSLELKQYLAETVDEFQLVDVRNPVELQKQGKIKGAINLPLDGMRDQLDQLDKAKETIVYCAKGLRGYLATMILLHNGFTNVSNLSGGFTAWNKIVGEVEMPVEELV, from the coding sequence ATGACCAAAGAACGAATCATCATAGTTGGAGGGCTTTCGGCAGGGCCTTCGGCAGCGGCAAAAGCGAGGAGGACGAACGAAGAATGTGAAATTTTGCTTTTTGAGAAAACAGCGAACATCAGTTATGCAACTTGTGGGATTCCTTATGCGCTTTCGGGAAGGATAAAAGACCGAGATAAGCTGATGGTGGTGAAGGCGGATTTGCTGAGGAAAAGGTTCAACATTGATGTGCACTTGAACGAACCGGTTCACAAGATAGATACCAAGAAAAAAACGATAGTTACCAACAAAGGTGAGTATGAATATACCAAATTGGTATTTGCCACGGGTGGTACTTCTGTGACGCCGCCAATTGAGGGCTTGGCTGAATATGAGAAATGGTCACATTGCAAGACGATCGAAAACTACGACAAGATAGTGGCGGATGGGGTATTGGAAGATAAAAAGAATTTTACGGTAGTAGGAGCAGGGCTAATTGGGATTGAAGTGGCGGAAAACCTCCAAAGGGCTGGAAAGAATGTGACGGTGGTAGAGCTTGCCCCGTATGTGTTGCCTATTTACGATGAGAAATTTGCCACGCTGGCCGGAAAGGTGTTAGAAGATAATGGGATTGATGTAAGAACGGGCGTGAGCTTGCAAAAAATAGATGCTGAAAACAATCAGTTGCACTTGAGCGATGGCTCGGTACTCGATACGGATTATATGCTGATGGGCGTGGGGGTAAAACCCAATACGGAGCTTTTGCTAAAAGAAGGGGCGGAGCACCTAAAAAATGGGGCTATCATAGTGAATGAAAAGATGGAGACGAGCATCCCTGATGTGTACGCGGCTGGGGATTGTGCAAGTATTACGAATCGAATTACTGGGCAGTCGGACTTTTTTCCAATGGGCACGCACTCCAACAAATGCGGTAGGGCTGCTGGGGCAAATGCCGCCGGTGGAAATGAACAATTTGGAGGGGCATATGGAACAGCGATCGTGAAAGTGTTTGACTACACGCTGGCTCGCACGGGCATGAACCCTAGGCGCTTGGAAAAAGAGGGAATCCCTTACCAATCGACCTTAGTAATAGTGGGGGCAACGCCCGGGTTTTATGGAACTCCGAAGGATTTGATAGTAGAGATTTATTACCATGCGGAAACGAAGGTGTTGCTTGGTGCTGAGGTATTTGGAGAGAAAGGTGTCGATAAGCGAATAGATGTGCTGAGCGCGTGCATTTATGCCAAACTCACCATTGATGATCTTCCGAACTTGGACTTGGCGTATGCGCCACCGTTCTCACCTGCCAAAGATGCGGTGATAGTTGCTGGTTATGTAGCACAAAATAGCTCAAAAGGTGATTTTGATGAGATCAATAGCTTGGAACTGAAGCAATATTTAGCCGAAACGGTTGATGAATTTCAGCTAGTGGATGTGAGAAATCCGGTTGAGCTTCAGAAGCAAGGAAAGATAAAAGGGGCGATCAACTTGCCTTTGGACGGCATGCGAGATCAGCTAGATCAGTTGGATAAAGCCAAAGAAACAATAGTTTACTGTGCAAAGGGCTTGCGAGGATATTTAGCAACGATGATTTTGCTTCATAACGGCTTCACAAATGTGAGCAATCTTTCGGGTGGATTCACAGCCTGGAACAAAATAGTAGGCGAAGTGGAAATGCCAGTAGAGGAATTGGTGTAA
- a CDS encoding fasciclin domain-containing protein → MSFTSYAQKKNIVELAVGSESLSTLVAAVKAAGLVETLSGDDPFTVFAPTNEAFAALPAGTLESLLKPENKQTLISILTYHIVPAKVMSTGLKDGQEAATVQGETVTVDLSSGAKINGAKVVSADIKASNGVIHVIDKVILPLSMN, encoded by the coding sequence ATGAGCTTTACCTCTTACGCTCAGAAAAAAAACATTGTTGAGCTTGCGGTGGGCTCTGAATCTTTATCAACTTTGGTAGCTGCAGTAAAAGCTGCAGGCTTGGTGGAAACTCTCAGCGGTGATGATCCCTTTACCGTATTTGCCCCTACTAATGAAGCATTTGCCGCACTTCCTGCTGGCACATTGGAAAGCTTATTGAAGCCAGAAAACAAGCAAACATTGATTTCTATCCTAACCTATCACATAGTACCTGCAAAGGTGATGTCTACCGGCCTGAAAGATGGACAAGAAGCAGCTACGGTACAAGGAGAAACGGTCACCGTAGATTTATCATCAGGTGCTAAAATCAACGGTGCCAAAGTTGTAAGTGCTGATATCAAAGCATCAAATGGCGTAATACATGTGATTGACAAGGTAATCCTTCCTCTATCTATGAACTAA
- a CDS encoding tol-pal system protein YbgF, which produces MKKNFLLALFLMILACSSLKAQRLPSLDSVKTLLTNMTLQIEITSGVDDLYNFKFARAESQFHWIRRAYPEHPLPYFLLGLSNWWKIAPNVNKYAYDDVFFAYMDSSIMYAEEMFDEDETNLEAPFFLAAAYAFKARLYSERSNWTKATFAGKNALKYLEYSKAHSELSPELLFGDALYNYFSVWIPENYPILKPILMFFDKGDKELGIEQLETVVKEAFYAKVEAQYFLMRIYSFEKSHMRKALGLAEYLHMKYPDNPYFHRYYARSLYSVGNFEKLAKVSQDILNKIDSGMVGYEEISGRYAGFYLGDYYRRVEHNDKLSRNYYLRAVNFSEQLKAFDSGYYLYSLSNLGKIAIELEEMDEAKIYYDKILEHAERKHPAYKSAKEFKKEYKRYQKDKSS; this is translated from the coding sequence ATGAAAAAAAACTTTTTGCTCGCTCTCTTTTTGATGATACTGGCTTGCTCTTCACTGAAAGCGCAGCGGTTGCCAAGTCTTGATAGCGTAAAAACGCTCCTTACCAACATGACCCTCCAGATCGAGATCACGTCTGGGGTTGACGACTTATATAATTTCAAATTTGCGCGTGCAGAAAGCCAATTCCACTGGATAAGAAGGGCGTACCCCGAGCATCCTCTCCCCTATTTCTTGCTCGGGCTTTCCAACTGGTGGAAGATCGCCCCCAATGTAAATAAATACGCATATGATGATGTTTTCTTTGCCTACATGGATTCTTCCATCATGTATGCCGAAGAGATGTTCGATGAAGATGAAACCAACTTAGAAGCCCCATTTTTCTTGGCAGCGGCCTATGCGTTCAAAGCCCGATTGTACTCCGAAAGGAGCAACTGGACCAAGGCGACTTTTGCAGGAAAAAATGCCCTCAAATACCTAGAATACAGCAAAGCACATAGTGAACTCAGCCCCGAGCTGCTCTTTGGCGATGCGCTGTACAATTACTTTTCCGTCTGGATTCCCGAAAACTATCCTATCCTCAAGCCTATCCTCATGTTTTTTGACAAGGGGGATAAAGAACTGGGGATTGAGCAACTGGAAACGGTGGTAAAGGAAGCTTTTTACGCAAAAGTAGAAGCCCAATATTTCCTCATGAGGATCTATTCTTTTGAAAAATCCCACATGCGCAAAGCGCTAGGACTAGCTGAATACCTTCACATGAAGTACCCAGACAACCCATATTTCCACAGGTATTATGCTCGTTCGCTCTATTCGGTGGGCAACTTCGAAAAGCTCGCCAAAGTATCGCAAGACATCCTCAACAAAATTGATAGCGGAATGGTAGGCTACGAAGAAATAAGCGGAAGGTATGCCGGCTTCTACCTAGGCGACTATTACCGAAGAGTGGAACACAACGATAAACTTTCGAGGAATTATTACCTTCGAGCGGTCAATTTTTCCGAACAATTAAAAGCGTTTGATTCGGGGTACTATTTGTATTCCCTTTCCAACTTAGGGAAAATTGCTATAGAGCTAGAAGAAATGGACGAGGCAAAAATCTACTATGATAAGATTTTGGAGCATGCCGAACGAAAGCACCCCGCCTACAAATCCGCAAAGGAGTTCAAAAAAGAATATAAACGATACCAGAAGGATAAAAGTAGTTGA
- a CDS encoding UbiA family prenyltransferase, whose protein sequence is MLSKSTLLHLRIPFSFFLMPVFLFSISVSQSFDWLDIALAFLAIHLFLYPASNGYNSYYDKDEGSIGGLEKPPLVDKSLWNAAILFDGLAILLGWFVSPLFALAMFLYGLISKAYSYDKIRLKKYPIASWLVVGSFQGFFIFMVVQEGIGEESLASVWRWEILFPAILSSMMLLGSYPMTQIYQHEEDGKRGDLTLSRLLGIRGTFVFTMLFFGVAMAGFFTYYFSFQTTYHALALLGCASPVLLYFFRWFFSVLKDEKNADFRSTMRLNFISAICFNTFFLWCFLVQFFR, encoded by the coding sequence ATGCTTAGCAAATCGACACTTCTTCATCTCCGCATTCCATTTTCCTTTTTCCTGATGCCTGTTTTTCTTTTTTCCATCAGCGTGTCGCAGAGTTTTGATTGGCTGGATATAGCCTTGGCTTTTTTAGCCATCCATTTGTTTTTATACCCCGCTAGCAATGGCTACAATTCTTACTACGACAAAGACGAAGGCAGCATCGGTGGCTTGGAAAAACCACCACTGGTAGATAAAAGCCTTTGGAACGCAGCGATCCTTTTCGATGGTTTGGCAATCCTTTTAGGCTGGTTCGTGAGCCCGCTTTTTGCCCTTGCCATGTTTCTTTACGGGCTTATTTCCAAAGCCTATAGTTACGATAAAATCAGGTTAAAAAAGTACCCAATTGCCAGTTGGCTGGTGGTGGGGAGTTTCCAAGGTTTTTTCATTTTTATGGTGGTGCAAGAAGGAATAGGTGAGGAAAGTCTTGCTTCGGTGTGGAGGTGGGAAATTTTGTTCCCTGCTATTTTAAGCTCCATGATGCTACTGGGTTCGTACCCCATGACCCAGATTTACCAACACGAAGAAGATGGGAAAAGAGGTGACCTGACCCTCAGTAGGCTACTCGGAATCCGTGGGACATTTGTGTTCACCATGCTGTTTTTTGGGGTAGCCATGGCGGGCTTTTTCACTTACTACTTCAGCTTCCAAACTACCTACCATGCGCTGGCGCTTTTGGGCTGTGCCTCGCCTGTGCTGCTGTATTTTTTTCGCTGGTTTTTTAGCGTATTGAAAGATGAAAAAAATGCTGATTTCCGTTCCACCATGCGTCTAAATTTCATCTCAGCTATTTGCTTTAACACCTTCTTTCTTTGGTGCTTTTTGGTGCAGTTTTTTAGGTAG
- a CDS encoding T9SS type A sorting domain-containing protein → MNYKSTSFFLALLLLLSSAVYSQSAFHVYSNEIPWKNSEVIKEEGKTYSIAEAIQNASAGDSIIIHEGIYRETLKVDKDNLVIENYQNEYVLVTGSEVVTNWTKASGMADGVMVADISSFTIETPYTQLFANGVNQMMARHPNNTTGDMMEPMDLNSGYALLSNVHKDAGVGANGYATLEGTTLPDVDLTNGIFRGTTGKMRHYVFGKISASSGNSVTFKGMNNSIWKEEAAIKNTQIKFSWGFVMHKNLIDVAGEWYAENEKLYYLPEEGKNIDSTRIEIQVRERVLVLNNTTGATIKGINFIAGNTDMQNTNGATIEACSMRYLHPFWTPNGYGQGDTDKKGVYLSNSSDNMFKDNYIAHSWGNMFALHDGQNNSFQNCIIKDFGWVGVFTSGIHINESDNTNINNCTFGDAGRFQVRVDGGDAKVNIMDCDFYGSMQMGEDAGPIEATSTGRIGTIDMKGSVIAYNKVHDVIGVPISNGNYNKVKATAFYMEDVENYTAHHNLIYNIKHDAYDGPHEITRTGEFLYLGPRYNAMHKPVKYYNNTIWNVDENISIWNVQIDNWEELGITPPDTTGLIENGHFANNIFMNGPIYKMSTNRQVLNSKGGKIDWAQNPEGGSISTYDFTEYVAHSAKWGYHLNPENNQFYDFADADKNFADTANGGFSLLTASSSIGAGVALGGITSSAMPDCGALEGGNRVLNAGAVLSAPDFQEEGTNFIPPTEWVKLIDFKTELPDTTTLFEFDVHYNTFEQRDIIVALYTPEPENVFVNNSKVTVSKGSDTVTVAFMLDSPQPAASDYKVLAALRPVDGNWQTNIAVHTLYTNLATPKPETVDFKGLPSEMYPTDKTIAFDVDYAINSQRKLLVSLISPSNETVALDSVLLKEEDNTTSFTLELTDTLSENSTYTVKLAVQSVNESPEYIVAEASKPIKVLPNPPLSLGSTEELKPIVYPNPTQDILNIQITQNNSRNLQVEIYSTTGVLMYADKVTLNATSAHINTANLPNGAYILRIQGYLNVIFSKN, encoded by the coding sequence ATGAATTATAAGTCTACCAGCTTTTTTTTAGCCCTACTATTATTACTCTCATCAGCGGTTTATTCCCAGAGCGCATTCCACGTTTACTCAAACGAAATTCCTTGGAAAAATTCTGAAGTAATTAAAGAAGAAGGAAAAACCTACAGCATCGCAGAAGCTATTCAGAATGCTTCGGCAGGTGATTCTATTATTATCCACGAAGGAATTTATAGAGAAACACTCAAGGTTGACAAAGACAATTTGGTTATTGAAAATTACCAGAATGAGTACGTACTGGTGACAGGATCTGAGGTAGTAACCAATTGGACAAAAGCCTCGGGTATGGCAGATGGAGTAATGGTCGCCGATATTTCAAGTTTTACTATCGAGACCCCATATACCCAACTTTTTGCCAACGGTGTAAACCAGATGATGGCACGTCACCCAAATAACACAACTGGGGATATGATGGAGCCCATGGACCTGAACAGCGGATATGCTTTGCTGAGCAATGTACATAAAGATGCAGGCGTAGGAGCTAACGGTTATGCAACCTTAGAGGGCACTACCCTCCCCGATGTAGATTTAACAAATGGAATATTCAGGGGGACTACAGGCAAAATGCGCCACTATGTTTTCGGAAAAATTTCTGCCTCTTCGGGTAATTCTGTCACTTTTAAAGGAATGAATAATAGTATTTGGAAAGAGGAAGCCGCCATTAAGAACACGCAAATAAAATTCAGTTGGGGTTTTGTGATGCACAAAAATTTGATTGACGTGGCTGGCGAGTGGTATGCCGAAAACGAGAAGTTGTATTACCTGCCTGAGGAAGGAAAGAATATAGATTCTACCCGCATTGAAATTCAGGTTCGAGAAAGAGTATTGGTACTCAATAATACTACAGGAGCGACAATAAAAGGGATCAACTTTATTGCGGGTAACACCGACATGCAAAATACAAATGGCGCTACCATCGAGGCATGCTCCATGCGGTACCTTCATCCTTTTTGGACACCCAACGGATATGGTCAAGGAGATACTGATAAAAAAGGGGTTTATCTCTCCAATAGTTCTGACAACATGTTTAAGGACAATTACATTGCACACTCTTGGGGCAACATGTTTGCCTTGCACGATGGGCAAAACAATAGCTTCCAGAATTGTATTATCAAAGATTTTGGCTGGGTGGGCGTATTTACATCAGGAATCCATATCAACGAAAGCGACAACACCAACATCAATAACTGCACGTTTGGCGATGCTGGCAGGTTCCAAGTAAGAGTAGATGGTGGCGATGCGAAAGTCAATATCATGGACTGCGATTTTTATGGCTCCATGCAAATGGGTGAAGATGCAGGGCCGATAGAAGCAACCAGCACTGGCAGAATCGGGACGATTGACATGAAAGGAAGTGTGATCGCTTACAACAAGGTTCATGATGTGATTGGAGTACCCATATCGAATGGAAACTATAATAAGGTGAAGGCAACTGCTTTTTACATGGAAGATGTGGAAAACTATACGGCACACCATAACCTTATTTACAATATCAAACACGATGCATACGACGGACCTCACGAAATCACAAGAACGGGAGAGTTTTTGTACTTAGGGCCTCGTTACAATGCCATGCACAAGCCTGTTAAGTATTACAATAATACCATTTGGAATGTAGACGAAAACATTAGTATTTGGAATGTTCAGATCGACAATTGGGAAGAGTTGGGAATTACTCCACCAGATACTACTGGCTTGATAGAAAACGGCCACTTTGCCAACAACATCTTCATGAATGGGCCTATCTATAAAATGAGTACTAATAGGCAAGTGCTGAACAGTAAAGGAGGTAAAATTGACTGGGCACAAAACCCTGAAGGAGGCAGCATTTCAACCTATGATTTTACTGAATATGTAGCCCACAGTGCCAAATGGGGGTATCATCTCAATCCAGAAAACAACCAGTTTTATGATTTTGCCGATGCTGATAAAAACTTTGCCGATACCGCAAACGGTGGCTTCAGTTTGCTAACCGCTTCGAGTTCAATTGGTGCAGGTGTAGCCTTGGGTGGAATTACTAGTTCGGCTATGCCAGACTGCGGAGCACTCGAAGGCGGAAACCGTGTCCTAAATGCCGGTGCAGTTCTGTCAGCTCCTGATTTTCAAGAAGAAGGAACGAACTTTATACCACCAACAGAGTGGGTTAAGTTGATCGATTTCAAAACAGAACTTCCTGATACCACCACTTTATTTGAATTTGATGTCCACTACAACACCTTCGAACAAAGAGATATTATTGTTGCTTTATATACTCCTGAGCCAGAAAATGTATTTGTAAACAACAGCAAGGTGACGGTCAGCAAAGGGAGCGATACAGTAACCGTTGCTTTCATGTTGGATTCACCACAGCCTGCTGCAAGCGATTACAAGGTATTGGCAGCACTGCGCCCTGTTGATGGAAATTGGCAGACGAACATTGCAGTCCACACACTATATACCAATTTGGCAACTCCAAAACCCGAAACTGTCGATTTCAAGGGCTTACCTTCGGAAATGTACCCAACGGATAAAACCATTGCATTTGATGTTGATTATGCCATTAACTCACAACGCAAATTACTCGTATCTCTAATATCCCCTTCCAATGAGACAGTTGCCCTCGATAGTGTTCTTTTGAAAGAAGAAGATAACACGACTTCATTTACTCTTGAACTTACAGATACTTTATCGGAAAACTCTACCTACACTGTGAAGCTAGCGGTTCAATCTGTCAATGAATCTCCTGAATATATAGTCGCTGAAGCCTCGAAACCAATAAAAGTATTGCCTAATCCTCCGTTGAGCCTTGGGTCTACAGAGGAATTAAAGCCTATCGTTTACCCTAATCCAACGCAAGACATACTCAATATCCAAATCACCCAAAATAACTCTAGAAACCTTCAGGTGGAAATATATTCTACCACAGGCGTCCTGATGTACGCCGATAAAGTCACGCTCAATGCCACAAGTGCCCATATAAATACCGCAAACCTGCCAAATGGGGCTTATATATTGAGAATACAAGGATACCTGAATGTTATTTTTTCAAAAAATTAG